The following proteins are encoded in a genomic region of Enoplosus armatus isolate fEnoArm2 chromosome 11, fEnoArm2.hap1, whole genome shotgun sequence:
- the LOC139292427 gene encoding CD276 antigen homolog, which translates to MRTFLGVLMVVIVSGDEETQVTGVLEDSVHLPCNCSERDLDKEFQWQMEEPKKTLVLNYNSNTSNLDDRYEGRAKIFLNETKNNCSVLLTNIAVGDQGKYRCSFHSQDQYKAFFVNLKVSASYNVCQDSANNLNGNLSVKVFQCDVNGRYRDTEIQWNLDGQLLANASTTNIMNTYTLDAPTGLYHFHSTLGTELNTNPEPTCVVKAKGISTKISYGCRPVTEPFQGGPKCIWRYVKIIPIILVIVLSLVLWRRGKFSQ; encoded by the exons ATGCGGACTTTCCTGGGAGTATTGATGGTGGTAATTGTCTCAG GTGATGAGGAGACACAGGTCACAGGCGTCTTAGAGGACAGTGTCCATCTGCCATGCAACTGCTCAGAGAGAGATTTGGACAAGGAGTTTCAGTGGCAGATGGAAGAACCAAAGAAGACGCTGGTCCTCAATTACAACTCGAACACTTCAAATTTAGACGACAGATACGAGGGCAGGGCCAAAATATTTCTGAATGAGACCAAAAATAACTGCTCTGTTCTCCTAACCAACATAGcagtgggggaccaggggaaATACAGATGCTCTTTTCACAGTCAAGACCAATACAAGGCATTCTTTGTGAATCTAAAGGTTTCTG CGAGCTACAATGTTTGTCAGGACTCTGCCAACAACCTGAATGGCAATTTAAGCGTAAAGGTTTTCCAGTGTGATGTAAATGGACGCTACCGAGACACTGAGATTCAGTGGAATTTGGATGGACAGCTTCTTGCAAATGCATCGACAACCAACATAATGAACACTTACACCCTGGACGCTCCTACTGGCCTCTACCATTTCCACAGCACACTAGGCACTGAACTCAACACGAACCCAGAACCTACATGTGTTGTCAAGGCCAAAGGCATTTCAACTAAAATTAGCTATGGATGCAGGCCTGTGACTG AACCTTTCCAGGGAGGACCAAAATGTATCTGGAGATACGTCAAAATCATTCCCATTATTTTGGTGATTGTATTGTCCCTGGTCTTGTGGCGCCGTGGGAAATTCTCACAGTAA